Proteins encoded by one window of Paroedura picta isolate Pp20150507F chromosome 11, Ppicta_v3.0, whole genome shotgun sequence:
- the JCAD gene encoding junctional cadherin 5-associated protein → MFSVEDLLISHGYKLSKTPTSSYEDRCDGYRQEVAERRPARGTLNGLPASSGTYACVKKSAAKSYLNDNESSYISQGQQPGPGYQKDFRSLANTYSSEGRLYDQPQLAPSLHPKRDKDLAYWRRRGQDFSSLFGYTDRGDAEMKGIAASRALYGHEKDGQWEVGGGTERMRRMDLQEKWDPPDDYRWHSLRTEGWTVPTKLGRLTSDADRERPLPDPYSVQHGGEATVPSCNKGKSQSLPRVLSPDSLRYVEMPSLGDSHASSGTKRASRPQTGLAQGGTSKHPEPAAPFLPLAKPKYGRPLRPPSYELHRQTRGMLEANLLPEGQPKEEAASYLTKGNEHSQDASAPDASLEPPGYIPPPCYKSPPQQSTHQHLPCEVPDYDVCFNSSLQHPVERAGLNYHPSASNFGTREQLRQDDQIPCDKRRHRKHVESHLSSVQYIPFDDPRIRHIKIANAESFPGSKVPGDANRVSPCAFQESALETEYNSAFLDMSDSFAGAVVKCPQVSGGSVNSSRWLAESNVDQDSCALLLQRDCYDAGNDTGRKDSKSRLLAQSPSAEPPHETVTKVKTFEPGTEVQHKRSSRKKMNETIFCLVSVPVKAELNLPDTDRNNNLTQGAVEKNGFDNSRVLQEQSLLSTSSTDLELQALTGNMANKNELHKQELWGPEFKQTNDLRLSQPTKHKELQYSGSWPGDHYKDQQTQTNFAEEPKHLQLSHGFEPTGLTKRPSIQVSRNAVSITEPVKSTGLPADGRRCWQDAYRMKSEGYLDTASSRVCSRTAVVAPKACQMNLPCTSCSRLPGEESMTGSVLREEASAACSSKELFGQFLLKPVGRRPWDVISELESFNKELQEQEESNEDGVGSEDKRKRGEEKEGGQENGACRVEGRAQGCRPTVQSEADMPVAPVFQQVRETIKAQRLSRSESSRARAAGSDFRIYSRSQSCVQGKEAGESIMPGDGSITAEPRKQEVGERIMKQAISPRPVKKVLLSSYSDGNHDNPFNGVSFRETAPVRSHRDDVVHFDRIKNSTVPWNNLALERGSGVRLSLANRTHGLSEPDLRSVGLENGHAPGTLLLGNGKPEVAEIPPNESLQERAARILGIDVAVESLVPDEHFHSDDVPQGLELSAEWAPRSKREAEATSYEGRRKCGWTESSLFVGDRNVLFGSVEDQRSDQEAASLKQDCEHHKGLERHGEGQTPPPESVVLPFPERNSVPSGLEKRARSTSKVIETLQGKLASPPSRAAMDRLVRMKEVDSVSRMRRLSIKNADSSEDVEEEKQARKADERGCGTPTASNDLARKMAHGSSVSKRIISLAENGLSGNISDRKMGRDLFCLEAYDPSRVERV, encoded by the exons ATGTTCAGCGTTGAGGACCTCCTGATTTCTCATGGATACAAATTGTCTAAGACGCCCACCAGTTCGTATGAGGACAGATGCGATGGATATCGGCAGGAAGTGGCAGAGAGGAGGCCAGCTCGTGGAACACTGAATGGATTACCAGCCAGCTCCGGGACCTACGCTTGTGTGAAGAAGAGTGCCGCAAAAAGCTACCTGAATGACAATGAAAGTAGTTACATCAGCCAAGGACAGCAACCTGGTCCTGGTTATCAGAAGGACTTTCGGAGCTTGGCCAATACTTATTCTTCAGAAGGGAG gCTTTACGACCAACCTCAGCTAGCTCCTTCTTTGCACCCCAAGAGAGATAAAGATCTTGcgtactggagaagaagaggccaAGATTTTAGTTCATTGTTTGGCTATACCGACAGAGGAGACGCTGAAATGAAAGGCATAGCAGCTTCCCGCGCCTTATATGGGCATGAGAAAGATGGCCAATGGGAGGTAGGAGGAGGGACGGAGAGAATGAGGCGAATGGACTTGCAGGAGAAGTGGGATCCCCCTGATGACTACCGATGGCATAGCTTAAGAACAGAAGGTTGGACCGTACCAACCAAGTTAGGGAGGCTCACATCTGATGCTGACAGAGAAAGGCCGCTTCCAGATCCGTACTCAGTCCAGCACGGTGGAGAAGCCACTGTTCCTTCCTGCAATAAAGGGAAATCTCAGTCTTTGCCAAGAGTCCTTTCACCGGACAGCCTGAGGTATGTTGAAATGCCCTCCTTGGGGGACAGTCACGCGTCGAGTGGAACTAAAAGGGCATCTCGTCCCCAAACCGGGTTGGCCCAGGGGGGAACCTCCAAACACCCTGAGCCAGCAGCTCCTTTTCTTCCATTGGCCAAGCCCAAGTATGGCCGACCGCTCAGGCCTCCTTCGTACGAACTTCATCGGCAAACCAGAGGGATGCTGGAAGCAAACTTGCTTCCGGAGGGCCAACCGAAAGAGGAGGCCGCCTCGTATTTGACCAAAGGTAACGAGCACAGTCAGGACGCCTCTGCTCCGGACGCCAGTCTCGAGCCCCCCGGGTACATCCCCCCTCCGTGTTACAAATCTCCCCCCCAGCAAAGTACACATCAACATTTGCCCTGCGAAGTGCCTGACTATGACGTCTGCTTTAATAGTAGCTTGCAGCATCCAGTGGAAAGAGCCGGCCTCAATTATCACCCCTCTGCGAGTAACTTTGGGACTAGGGAACAGCTCCGTCAAGATGATCAGATTCCTTGTGACAAGAGAAGGCACCGTAAGCACGTGGAGAGCCACCTGTCCTCTGTGCAGTACATTCCTTTCGACGACCCTCGAATCAGGCATATTAAAATAGCCAACGCAGAGAGCTTCCCGGGGAGCAAAGTACCTGGAGATGCCAACAGAGTAAGTCCTTGTGCCTTCCAAGAGAGTGCTCTGGAAACGGAGTACAACAGTGCCTTTTTGGATATGTCAGACTCGTTCGCCGGTGCCGTTGTGAAATGCCCGCAGGTCTCTGGTGGCTCCGTCAACAGTAGCAGATGGCTAGCAGAGTCTAACGTAGATCAAGACAGTTGTGCCTTACTCCTCCAAAGAGACTGTTATGACGCAGGGAACGACACGGGTCGTAAGGATTCCAAGAGCAGGCTGCTTGCACAAAGCCCCTCCGCGGAACCGCCCCACGAGACTGTTACGAAAGTAAAAACCTTTGAACCTGGAACAGAAGTCCAGCACAAGAGGagttcaaggaaaaaaatgaacgAGACGATATTTTGCTTGGTCTCCGTCCCAGTTAAAGCAGAACTCAACCTGCCAGATACTGATAGGAACAACAATTTAACCCAGGGTGCCGTTGAGAAGAATGGATTTGATAACAGCAGGGTCCTGCAGGAACAAAGTCTCCTAAGTACCTCTTCCACCGACTTGGAGCTCCAAGCCCTCACAGGAAACATGGCCAATAAGAACGAGCTGCACAAACAAGAGTTGTGGGGACCGGAGTTCAAACAAACGAATGACCTCAGACTCTCGCAGCCCACAAAGCACAAGGAGCTCCAGTACTCTGGCTCGTGGCCAGGTGACCACTACAAAGACCAGCAAACGCAGACCAATTTCGCAGAAGAACCAAAACACTTACAGCTTTCCCACGGCTTTGAACCCACTGGACTAACTAAGAGGCCATCGATCCAGGTGTCAAGAAATGCAGTATCCATTACGGAACCCGTCAAGTCAACTGGGCTACCTGCTGATGGAAGAAGATGTTGGCAAGATGCGTACCGGATGAAAAGTGAAGGGTACCTTGACACCGCCAGCAGTAGGGTTTGTTCTAGGACTGCAGTAGTAGCCCCAAAGGCATGCCAGATGAACCTGCCTTGCACATCATGTTCAAGACTTCCTGGGGAGGAGAGCATGACCGGTTCCGTTCTCAGGGAGGAAGCCAgcgctgcctgcagcagcaaGGAGCTCTTTGGGCAGTTCCTTCTGAAGCCTGTTGGCCGGCGCCCATGGGATGTGATAAGTGAACTGGAAAGTTTTAACAAGGAGCTTCAAGAGCAAGAAGAAAGTAACGAGGACGGTGTGGGAAGTGAGGACAAGAGGAAGAGAGgcgaggagaaggaaggaggtcaAGAGAACGGGGCCTGTAGAGTAGAGGGAAGGGCCCAGGGCTGCAGACCCACTGTGCAATCAGAGGCTGACATGCCAGTTGCTCCTGTGTTCCAGCAGGTCAGAGAGACAATCAAAGCACAACGGTTGAGCCGGTCGGAAAGTTCAAGAGCCAGGGCTGCAGGGAGCGACTTTCGTATTTATAGTAGATCACAAAGCTGTGTCCAGGGAAAAGAGGCCGGTGAATCCATTATGCCAGGAGATGGGTCTATCACTGCAGAACCAAGAAAACAGGAAGTTGGGGAAAGGATAATGAAACAGGCGATTAGTCCCAGGCCAGTTAAAAAGGTTCTGTTGAGTAGCTACAGCGATGGGAACCACGACAATCCGTTCAATGGGGTCAGCTTCAGAGAAACGGCTCCAGTGAGAAGCCACAGGGATGATGTGGTTCATTTTGATAGGATTAAGAATAGTACAGTGCCATGGAATAACCTCGCTTTAGAGAGAGGGTCTGGAGTACGTTTGTCTCTAGCAAACAGGACCCATGGTCTGTCTGAGCCAGATTTGAGATCTGTGGGGCTCGAAAACGGCCATGCGCCAGGCACCCTGCTGCTCGGTAACGGGAAGCCGGAAGTTGCAGAGATCCCCCCAAACGAGTCGCTTCAGGAAAGGGCTGCCAGGATTTTGGGCATAGACGTAGCTGTGGAGTCACTGGTGCCAGATGAGCATTTTCACTCTGATGACGTTCCTCAGGGCCTTGAGTTGTCCGCAGAGTGGGCACCGCGTAGCAAGAGGGAGGCTGAAGCCACCTCTTACGAGGGAAGGAGGAAGTGTGGCTGGACGGAAAGCTCCCTTTTTGTCGGAGACAGAAACGTCCTGTTCGGTTCTGTTGAAGACCAGAGGTCTGATCAAGAAGCTGCGTCCCTTAAGCAGGACTGTGAGCATCACAAAGGCCTGGAGAGGCACGGAGAAGGCCAAACCCCCCCTCCCGAGTCGGTTGTGCTCCCATTCCCTGAAAGAAACTCAGTCCCATCAGGGCTGGAAAAAAGAGCCAGAAGCACTTCAAAAGTGATTGAGACCCTGCAAGGGAAGCTCGCGTCTCCGCCTAGCCGGGCTGCCATGGATCGCTTGGTGAGGATGAAAGAGGTGGACTCCGTCTCTCGCATGAGGCGTCTGAGCATCAAGAACGCAGATTCTAGCGAAGACgtagaagaagagaaacaggcgAGGAAGGCGGACGAAAGAGGATGCGGCACTCCCACTGCCAGCAACGACCTTGCCCGCAAGATGGCACATGGAAGTTCTGTTTCCAAGCGCATAATCTCACTGGCGGAAAATGGACTCTCAGGCAACATAAGTGACAGGAAGATGGGGAGAGATTTATTTTGTTTAG AGGCGTATGATCCCAGCAGAGTGGAAAGGGTGTGA